From the genome of Psychroserpens ponticola, one region includes:
- the bshB1 gene encoding bacillithiol biosynthesis deacetylase BshB1: MKLDILAFGAHPDDVELGCGGTIAKEVANGKKVGIIDLTRGELGTRGTAETRDQEASDAAEILGVSVRENLAFADGFFVNDKSHQLKIIKMIRKYQPEIVLCNAIDDRHIDHGKGSKLVSDACFLSGLIKIETELEGNQQKQWRPKQVYHYIQWKNIEPELTVDVTGFIDTKMASVLAYKTQFYDPDSKEPQTPISSKNFTDSINYRARDLGRLVGVEYAEGFTVERYVAVDSLFDLK; this comes from the coding sequence ATGAAATTAGATATACTCGCTTTTGGAGCGCATCCAGATGATGTAGAATTAGGTTGTGGTGGAACCATTGCAAAAGAAGTAGCAAACGGAAAAAAAGTTGGAATTATCGATTTAACACGTGGTGAATTAGGAACACGTGGAACTGCAGAAACAAGAGATCAGGAAGCAAGTGATGCAGCCGAAATTTTGGGTGTTTCTGTTAGAGAGAATCTAGCCTTTGCTGATGGTTTTTTTGTTAATGATAAGAGTCATCAATTAAAAATTATTAAAATGATACGTAAGTATCAACCTGAGATTGTGCTTTGTAACGCTATTGATGATAGACACATAGATCATGGAAAAGGAAGTAAATTGGTCAGTGATGCTTGTTTTTTAAGTGGATTGATAAAAATAGAAACAGAACTTGAGGGGAACCAACAAAAGCAATGGCGACCAAAACAAGTGTATCATTACATACAGTGGAAAAATATAGAACCAGAGTTAACAGTTGATGTTACAGGTTTTATAGATACTAAAATGGCATCTGTATTAGCTTATAAAACACAGTTTTATGATCCTGATAGTAAGGAGCCTCAAACACCTATTTCGAGTAAAAATTTTACTGATAGTATAAATTACAGAGCAAGAGACCTAGGTCGTTTGGTAGGAGTAGAGTATGCTGAAGGCTTTACAGTAGAGCGTTATGTTGCTGTAGATAGTTTGTTTGATTTGAAGTAA
- a CDS encoding M28 family peptidase, translated as MKKNLLHGILCLLAMSCAKEPADPTKYGNTITSDDLKVLLYKFASDDFEGRETGEPGHDMATDYLKEKYISMEVASPYENGQYLQEVPLERQKLPEANITVNGKKATIYDDFIPSKGVNVQSLKVNQIAYAGYGIDAENYSDYKNLDVKGKIVVIKSGEPLNTDSTYVTTGTKEKSQWTSGRRARNLKIESAKNRGAKAVFVLNAPTHSYFSKRYAKMVDTEYEGSIRSVGHEDDISDFIISKAFAKQIVNDIDTNHTPKIIDIEIELSIKKNFETFNSNNVVAFIKGDKKPDEIIVISAHLDHLGIEDGEISNGADDDGSGTVAMLEIAQAFKAAIKDGYSPKRSILFLHLTAEEKGLQGSKYYTDVNPIFPLENTVANLNIDMIGRVDKLHEEDRNYVYVIGSDMLSTELFKISENANQTYTNINLDYRYSNKTDPNRYYYRSDHYNFAKHNIPIAFYFNGKHEDYHRATDTPDKIQYDLLENRTRLVFYTAWELVNRKDRIIVDKAETIE; from the coding sequence ACGATCTTAAAGTACTACTCTATAAATTTGCTTCTGATGATTTTGAAGGCCGAGAAACAGGTGAACCTGGTCATGATATGGCTACAGATTACTTAAAAGAAAAATATATAAGTATGGAAGTCGCTTCTCCTTATGAAAATGGTCAATATCTGCAAGAAGTTCCTTTAGAACGTCAGAAATTGCCAGAAGCAAATATAACTGTGAATGGAAAAAAAGCTACTATTTATGATGATTTTATCCCTTCTAAAGGTGTAAATGTCCAATCATTAAAAGTGAATCAAATTGCTTATGCTGGCTATGGAATTGATGCCGAAAACTATTCAGATTATAAAAACCTAGACGTTAAAGGTAAAATTGTTGTCATCAAATCTGGTGAACCTTTAAACACTGATAGCACTTATGTTACAACTGGCACAAAAGAAAAATCGCAATGGACTTCTGGAAGAAGAGCTAGAAATCTAAAAATTGAATCTGCAAAAAATCGTGGTGCCAAAGCTGTTTTTGTTTTGAATGCTCCCACTCATAGTTACTTTTCAAAACGCTATGCAAAAATGGTTGACACAGAATATGAAGGTTCAATAAGATCAGTAGGTCATGAAGATGATATTTCCGATTTTATAATTAGTAAAGCTTTTGCCAAACAAATAGTAAATGATATTGACACAAATCATACACCTAAAATTATTGACATTGAAATTGAGTTATCTATTAAAAAGAATTTTGAAACTTTTAATTCCAATAACGTCGTCGCTTTCATTAAAGGCGACAAAAAACCTGACGAAATTATTGTGATTTCTGCGCATTTAGATCATTTAGGAATTGAAGATGGTGAAATAAGTAATGGTGCTGATGATGATGGATCAGGAACCGTTGCCATGTTAGAAATTGCTCAAGCATTTAAAGCTGCTATTAAAGATGGATATTCTCCAAAACGTTCTATTTTGTTCTTGCATTTAACTGCTGAAGAAAAAGGACTTCAAGGCTCTAAATATTATACAGACGTTAACCCAATTTTTCCCTTAGAAAATACAGTTGCAAACCTTAATATTGATATGATTGGTCGTGTAGATAAATTACACGAAGAGGATAGGAATTATGTTTATGTTATTGGTTCTGATATGTTAAGTACCGAACTTTTCAAAATAAGCGAAAATGCAAACCAGACCTATACTAATATTAATTTAGACTACAGATACAGTAACAAAACAGATCCTAACCGTTACTACTACAGATCTGATCACTATAACTTTGCTAAACACAATATCCCTATTGCCTTTTACTTTAATGGAAAGCATGAGGACTATCATAGAGCAACAGATACTCCTGACAAAATTCAATATGACCTTCTAGAAAACAGAACTCGTCTTGTGTTTTATACGGCTTGGGAATTAGTAAATAGAAAAGATAGAATAATTGTTGATAAAGCTGAAACTATTGAATAA